From the genome of Onthophagus taurus isolate NC chromosome 5, IU_Otau_3.0, whole genome shotgun sequence, one region includes:
- the LOC111426624 gene encoding chymotrypsin-like elastase family member 2A — protein MKCFRVIATIFLALQVISAFTIVSESSQRIINGQNVYNGSYFGHTVSIERGMNGFWQHVCGGAIIANRAILTAASCVANFNAIYRVRAGILNLNEPLTLGQTINVQTYRIFETNPINQLHNIAVLILRTPLIIPSENVSLIRVPPANWGQTALPNPSVAILTGWGATNATSPGLSERLQAANITFTNTCTDFAPAQSNYIICSAAPAPGTNVPTGCMGDMGSPLVLGDQVIGILARYIRPCNSRTDMYARVNTFRVFIETTLRDFNMNLN, from the exons atGAAGTGTTTCCGCGTAATTGCGACAATTTTTCTCGCCCTCCAAGTAATTTCTGCGTTTACAATTGTATCTGAAAGTTCTCAAAGGATTATAAACGGTCAAAATGTATATAATGGATCATATTTTGGACACACGGTCTCAATAGAACGTGGAATGAATGGGTTTTGGCAACACGTTTGCGGAGGAGCCATCATTGCAAATCGAGCTATTCTAACAGCCGCATCTTGTGTTGCGAATTTTAACGCTATTTATAGGGTTCGAGCTggtattttgaatttaaacgaaCCTTTAACGCTTGGTCAAACAATTAATGTGCAAACTTATaggatttttgaaacaaatcc gatCAATCAACTGCATAATATTGCCGTTTTAATTTTACGGACACCTTTAATCATTCCAAGCGAGAATGTATCATTAATACGAGTACCCCCAGCAAATTGGGGACAAACAGCATTACCAAATCCTTCTGTGGCCATTTTAACCGGATGGGGTGCCACTAATGCTACTTCACCTGGATTATCCGAAAGATTACAAGCGGCTAATATAACTTTCactaata CTTGCACTGATTTCGCACCGGCTCAAAgtaattatataatttgttCTGCGGCACCGGCTCCAGGAACTAATGTACCAACTGGATGTATGGGTGATATGGGAAGTCCGCTAGTACTAGGAGATCAAGTAATTGGTATTTTAGCAAGATACATAAGACCTTGTAATTCTCGTACAGATATGTATGCACGAGTGAACACTTTTCGAGTTTTTATTGAAACTACTTTACGGGACTTTAACATGAACTTAAATTAA